Proteins co-encoded in one Medicago truncatula cultivar Jemalong A17 chromosome 8, MtrunA17r5.0-ANR, whole genome shotgun sequence genomic window:
- the LOC25501618 gene encoding uncharacterized protein, which translates to MELLKPNAIRTHFAAISKTIRIFELCIVFLILSWTLTRLPLAVSISAEYLRKLAANPLFIFAVSNAIIAALFAQSGRFSDENSEDHSGAGKLYRELMNCRIAVSDRDIQPPSSTVDPPSATVDLPPVTAEVTCQDKEVISETVPAPVIPDREIGVYSDFVNYRRTQSEKWKGEAGKMKQRKQLRRSETAKLLETSKENLYPQDKLSNEEFQRTIDAFIAKQMKFLREESSAIVVHNSSTV; encoded by the coding sequence ATGGAATTACTTAAACCAAACGCGATTCGAACTCACTTCGCCGCCATTTCCAAAACCATTCGCATTTTCGAACTCTGCATCGTCTTTCTCATTCTTTCCTGGACTCTCACGCGCCTCCCTCTCGCCGTTTCCATCTCTGCCGAGTATCTCCGTAAACTCGCCGCTAATCCTCTCTTCATCTTCGCCGTCTCCAACGCCATCATCGCCGCTCTCTTTGCTCAATCCGGCCGCTTCTCTGACGAAAACTCAGAAGATCATTCAGGTGCCGGTAAACTCTACCGTGAGTTAATGAACTGCCGCATCGCCGTTTCAGATCGCGACATCCAGCCTCCGTCCTCCACCGTAGATCCTCCCTCCGCTACCGTTGATCTTCCACCAGTTACCGCGGAGGTGACGTGTCAAGACAAAGAAGTTATCTCTGAAACAGTTCCGGCTCCGGTGATTCCAGATCGTGAAATCGGAGTATATTCCGATTTTGTAAACTACCGCCGGACTCAGTCGGAGAAATGGAAGGGAGAAGCTGGGAAGATGAAGCAAAGGAAACAGCTCCGGCGATCGGAAACAGCGAAGCTTCTAGAAACTTCGAAAGAAAATCTGTATCCACAAGATAAGCTTAGCAATGAGGAGTTTCAACGCACCATTGACGCTTTCATTGCGAAGCAAATGAAGTTTCTGAGAGAAGAATCTTCCGCCATTGTTGTCCACAATAGTAGTACTGTGTAG